A region of Bacillus cabrialesii DNA encodes the following proteins:
- the secA gene encoding preprotein translocase subunit SecA: protein MLGILNKMFDPTKRTLSRYEKIANDIDAIRGDYENLSDEALKHKTIEFKERLEKGATTDDLLVEAFAVVREASRRVTGMFPFKVQLMGGVALHDGNIAEMKTGEGKTLTSTLPVYLNALTGKGVHVVTVNEYLASRDAEQMGKIFEFLGLTVGLNLNSMSKDEKREAYAADITYSTNNELGFDYLRDNMVLYKEQMVQRPLHFAVIDEVDSILIDEARTPLIISGQAAKSTKLYVQANAFVRTLKAEKDYTYDIKTKAVQLTEEGMTKAEKAFGIDNLFDVKHVALNHHINQSLKAHVAMQKDVDYVVEDGQVVIVDSFTGRLMKGRRYSEGLHQAIEAKEGLEIQNESMTLATITFQNYFRMYEKLAGMTGTAKTEEEEFRNIYNMQVVTIPTNQPVVRDDRPDLIYRTMEGKFKAVAEDVAQRYMTGQPVLVGTVAVETSELISKLLKNKGIPHQVLNAKNHEREAQIIEEAGQKGAVTIATNMAGRGTDIKLGEGVKELGGLAVVGTERHESRRIDNQLRGRSGRQGDPGITQFYLSMEDELMRRFGAERTMAMLDRFGMDDSTPIQSKMVSRAVESSQKRVEGNNFDSRKQLLQYDDVLRQQREVIYKQRFEVIDSENLREIVGNMIKSSLERAIAAYTPREELPEEWKLDGLVELVNTTYLDEGALEKSDIFGKEPDEMHELIMDRIMTKYDEKEEKFGEEQMREFEKVIVLRAVDSKWMDHIDAMDQLRQGIHLRAYAQTNPLREYQMEGFAMFEHMIESIEDEVAKFVMKAEIENNLEREEVVQGQTTAHQPQEGDDNKKAKKAPVRKVVDIGRNAPCHCGSGKKYKNCCGRTE, encoded by the coding sequence ATGCTTGGAATTTTAAATAAAATGTTTGATCCAACAAAACGTACGCTGAGTAGATACGAAAAAATAGCTAACGATATTGATGCGATTCGCGGAGACTATGAAAATCTCTCTGACGAGGCGCTGAAACATAAAACGATTGAATTTAAAGAGCGCCTTGAAAAAGGGGCGACAACTGATGATCTTCTTGTTGAGGCATTCGCTGTTGTTCGGGAAGCTTCGCGCCGCGTAACCGGCATGTTTCCGTTCAAAGTCCAGCTCATGGGGGGCGTGGCGCTTCATGACGGAAATATCGCGGAAATGAAAACAGGGGAAGGGAAAACGTTAACGTCTACTCTGCCTGTTTATTTAAATGCGTTAACAGGTAAAGGCGTACACGTCGTGACTGTCAACGAATACTTGGCAAGCCGTGACGCTGAGCAGATGGGGAAAATTTTCGAGTTTCTCGGCCTGACTGTCGGTTTGAACTTAAACTCAATGTCAAAAGATGAAAAACGGGAAGCTTATGCCGCGGACATTACTTACTCCACAAACAACGAGCTTGGCTTCGACTATTTGCGTGACAATATGGTTCTTTATAAAGAGCAGATGGTTCAGCGCCCGCTTCATTTTGCGGTAATTGATGAAGTTGACTCTATTTTAATTGATGAAGCGAGAACACCGCTTATCATTTCTGGACAAGCTGCAAAATCCACTAAGCTGTATGTACAGGCAAATGCTTTTGTCCGTACGTTAAAAGCAGAGAAGGATTATACGTATGATATCAAAACAAAAGCTGTTCAGCTTACTGAAGAAGGAATGACGAAGGCGGAAAAAGCATTCGGCATCGATAACCTGTTTGATGTGAAGCATGTCGCGCTCAACCACCATATCAACCAGTCCTTAAAAGCTCACGTTGCGATGCAAAAGGACGTTGACTATGTAGTGGAAGACGGACAGGTTGTTATTGTTGATTCGTTTACGGGACGTCTGATGAAAGGCCGCCGCTATAGTGAGGGGCTTCACCAGGCGATTGAAGCGAAGGAAGGGCTTGAAATTCAAAATGAGAGCATGACCTTGGCGACGATTACGTTCCAAAACTACTTCCGGATGTATGAAAAGCTTGCCGGTATGACGGGTACGGCTAAGACAGAGGAAGAGGAATTCCGCAACATCTACAACATGCAGGTTGTCACGATTCCTACTAACCAGCCTGTTGTCCGTGACGATCGTCCCGATTTAATTTACCGCACGATGGAAGGGAAGTTTAAGGCGGTTGCGGAGGATGTCGCGCAGCGCTACATGACGGGACAGCCTGTTCTTGTCGGTACGGTTGCGGTTGAAACGTCTGAATTGATCTCTAAGCTGCTTAAAAACAAAGGGATCCCGCATCAAGTGTTAAACGCCAAAAACCATGAACGTGAAGCGCAGATCATTGAAGAAGCCGGCCAAAAAGGCGCAGTTACAATTGCGACAAACATGGCGGGGCGCGGAACGGACATTAAGCTTGGCGAAGGTGTAAAAGAGCTTGGCGGCCTCGCTGTAGTCGGAACAGAACGACATGAATCACGCCGTATCGACAATCAGCTTCGAGGACGTTCCGGACGTCAGGGAGACCCGGGGATCACCCAATTTTATCTTTCTATGGAAGATGAATTGATGCGCAGATTCGGAGCTGAGCGCACAATGGCGATGCTTGACCGCTTCGGCATGGACGACTCTACTCCAATCCAAAGCAAAATGGTGTCCCGCGCGGTTGAATCGTCTCAAAAACGCGTCGAAGGCAATAACTTCGATTCACGTAAACAGCTTCTGCAATATGATGACGTTCTCCGCCAGCAGCGTGAGGTCATTTATAAGCAGCGCTTTGAAGTCATAGACTCTGAAAACCTGCGTGAAATCGTTGGAAATATGATCAAGTCTTCTCTCGAACGGGCAATTGCTGCTTATACACCAAGAGAAGAGCTTCCTGAGGAGTGGAAGCTTGACGGTCTTGTTGAGCTTGTCAACACGACTTATCTTGATGAAGGCGCCCTGGAGAAGAGCGACATCTTCGGCAAAGAGCCGGATGAAATGCATGAGCTCATCATGGACCGCATCATGACCAAATATGATGAAAAAGAAGAAAAATTCGGCGAAGAACAAATGCGCGAATTCGAGAAAGTCATTGTGCTTCGTGCCGTTGATTCAAAATGGATGGACCATATCGATGCGATGGATCAGCTGCGCCAAGGGATTCACCTTCGTGCTTACGCGCAAACCAACCCGCTGCGTGAGTATCAAATGGAAGGCTTTGCGATGTTTGAGCATATGATTGAATCAATTGAGGACGAAGTCGCAAAATTTGTGATGAAAGCTGAGATTGAAAACAATCTGGAGCGTGAAGAGGTTGTACAAGGCCAGACAACGGCTCATCAGCCGCAAGAAGGCGACGATAACAAAAAAGCGAAGAAAGCACCGGTTCGTAAAGTGGTTGATATCGGCCGAAATGCCCCATGCCACTGCGGAAGCGGAAAAAAATATAAAAATTGCTGCGGCCGGACTGAATAG
- the hpf gene encoding ribosome hibernation promotion factor — protein MNYNIRGENIEVTPALKDHVEKKIGKLERYFDHSVNADVNVNLKFYNDKESKVEVTIPMTDLALRSEVHNEDMYNAIDLATNKLERQIRKHKTKVNRKFREQGSPKHLLANGLGSDTDIAVQDEIEEEESLDIVRQKRFNLKPMDSEEAILQMNMLGHNFFVFTNAETNLTNVVYRRNDGKYGLIEPTE, from the coding sequence ATGAACTATAACATCAGAGGAGAAAATATTGAAGTGACACCCGCGTTAAAGGATCATGTCGAGAAGAAGATCGGCAAACTGGAGCGTTATTTTGACCATAGCGTGAATGCCGATGTGAACGTCAACTTGAAGTTTTACAATGACAAGGAGTCTAAAGTTGAGGTTACGATTCCGATGACAGATCTGGCGCTTCGGTCTGAGGTGCATAACGAGGATATGTACAACGCAATTGATCTCGCAACAAACAAACTGGAACGTCAAATCCGCAAGCATAAAACGAAAGTAAACCGTAAATTCCGCGAGCAGGGTTCTCCAAAACATTTATTGGCAAACGGCCTTGGCTCTGATACAGATATTGCGGTTCAGGATGAAATAGAAGAGGAGGAGAGCTTGGACATTGTCCGTCAGAAACGTTTTAATTTAAAGCCGATGGATAGTGAAGAAGCGATCTTGCAAATGAATATGCTCGGCCATAATTTCTTTGTATTCACAAATGCGGAAACAAACCTTACAAATGTCGTGTACCGCAGAAATGATGGGAAATATGGCTTGATTGAACCGACTGAATAA
- a CDS encoding flagellar protein FliT gives MKNIDQLYTETQSMLSHIQDTPESDELLKQIEDFVAKRSELIQEISLPLSEEEKKQVKLLLEWDQVIVKEMERLKRSIAAELQQVKRKRAMHTTYLNPYNNFTIDGRYYDKRK, from the coding sequence ATGAAAAACATAGATCAACTTTACACTGAGACGCAGAGTATGCTGTCACACATACAAGATACACCCGAAAGTGATGAACTTTTAAAGCAAATTGAAGACTTTGTGGCTAAACGGTCTGAACTGATTCAGGAGATCTCTCTGCCGCTTTCAGAAGAAGAAAAAAAGCAGGTGAAGCTTCTCCTGGAATGGGATCAGGTTATTGTGAAGGAAATGGAAAGGTTAAAGCGGTCTATCGCAGCGGAACTTCAGCAGGTGAAAAGAAAACGTGCAATGCATACGACATATTTAAATCCTTATAACAACTTCACGATTGACGGCAGATATTATGACAAGCGTAAATAG
- the fliS gene encoding flagellar export chaperone FliS — MAIQNPYTAYQQNSVNTATPGELTLMLYNGCLKFIRLASQAIENDDMERKNENLIKAQNIIQELNFTLNRNIELSASMGAMYDYMYRRLVQANIKSDTSMLAEVEGYVTDFRDAWKQAMQSERKGRHGSGGIA; from the coding sequence ATGGCGATCCAAAATCCTTATACAGCCTATCAGCAAAATTCAGTGAATACCGCTACACCCGGTGAACTGACGCTTATGCTGTATAATGGCTGTTTGAAATTTATAAGACTTGCCTCTCAGGCCATTGAGAATGATGATATGGAACGTAAAAATGAAAATCTGATTAAAGCGCAAAATATCATTCAGGAATTAAATTTTACACTTAACCGTAACATAGAGCTTTCTGCTTCCATGGGTGCGATGTACGATTATATGTATAGAAGATTGGTACAGGCAAATATCAAAAGTGATACGAGTATGCTCGCTGAGGTTGAAGGCTATGTAACAGATTTTCGCGATGCTTGGAAACAAGCCATGCAAAGTGAACGGAAGGGCCGGCACGGATCAGGCGGGATCGCATGA
- a CDS encoding flagellar hook-associated protein 2 yields MVTRITGLASGMDIDDIVSKLMKTERAPLDRLTQKKQTLEWQRDSYREVNTKIKEFQDYMSKNTLTYPSTYQSKTVTSSNESVLTATGSASAPNSSSTVEVASLATAATYKANNYTGYTQGDYNLAFNVVAPGETTAKTVNISVTSADTIDNVISKLNSSDLGVSAFKDKIWNGTEYVETIAFSSKATGAGGSIQAADSATADFMSGQLGFSLDADNKLTAYKEGINAKVTINGFEMEKLTNNFTVNGVTYSIKNTTAATGPVTTSVSTDVDGIYNQIKEFVDKYNELVDSLNEKLQEEKYRDYTPLTSEQKEAMSDKEVELWEEKAKSGLLRNDTSISTGTNQMRTDFYTQVNVDGKNYQLTEFGITTSSAYQLRGHLEINEDKLKAKIQEDPQSVAALFTSGTNSSAYSDKGIMKRIGDTLKSTVKSIEAKAGNSTMGADNYSIGKNLTTISTDIIKMQDRLNTIENRYYTKFSAMDSAIQKMNEQSSYLSQLLVQ; encoded by the coding sequence ATGGTCACGAGAATAACAGGTCTTGCATCAGGAATGGATATAGATGATATCGTCTCAAAGCTGATGAAGACAGAAAGAGCCCCGCTTGACAGGCTGACACAAAAAAAACAGACACTTGAATGGCAGCGTGACAGCTATCGTGAAGTAAATACAAAAATAAAAGAATTTCAAGATTATATGTCTAAAAATACGTTGACATATCCGAGTACGTATCAGAGCAAAACTGTGACAAGCTCAAATGAATCTGTGTTAACTGCGACAGGAAGCGCAAGTGCGCCAAACTCTTCTTCTACTGTTGAAGTAGCAAGCTTGGCAACCGCGGCGACGTATAAGGCAAATAATTATACGGGATACACACAAGGCGATTATAATTTGGCATTTAATGTTGTGGCGCCTGGAGAGACAACGGCAAAAACAGTTAACATCAGTGTGACGAGCGCTGATACGATTGATAATGTGATTTCTAAACTTAACAGCTCAGATCTCGGAGTATCAGCATTTAAAGATAAAATTTGGAACGGCACCGAGTATGTAGAAACGATCGCATTTTCTTCTAAAGCAACAGGTGCAGGCGGCAGCATACAGGCGGCAGATTCTGCTACAGCAGATTTTATGTCCGGCCAGCTTGGTTTTTCCTTGGACGCTGATAATAAGCTTACTGCTTACAAAGAAGGGATAAATGCAAAAGTCACCATCAACGGCTTTGAAATGGAGAAGCTGACAAACAACTTTACGGTTAATGGCGTTACCTACTCGATCAAAAATACAACTGCAGCCACAGGCCCTGTTACCACATCTGTTTCAACTGATGTTGACGGGATTTACAACCAAATTAAAGAGTTTGTGGATAAATACAATGAGTTGGTTGACAGCCTGAATGAAAAGCTGCAAGAAGAAAAGTACAGAGACTATACGCCACTGACGAGTGAACAAAAAGAAGCAATGTCTGATAAAGAGGTAGAACTCTGGGAAGAGAAGGCAAAAAGCGGTTTGCTGAGAAATGATACCAGCATCAGCACCGGTACGAACCAAATGCGGACGGATTTTTATACTCAAGTAAATGTTGATGGTAAAAACTATCAATTGACTGAATTTGGTATCACAACCTCAAGTGCGTACCAATTGCGAGGACATTTGGAGATTAATGAAGACAAACTGAAAGCTAAAATACAAGAAGATCCGCAAAGTGTCGCCGCATTATTTACAAGCGGAACGAACAGCAGCGCATATAGTGATAAAGGGATTATGAAACGCATCGGTGACACACTGAAAAGTACAGTGAAAAGCATTGAAGCAAAAGCAGGCAACTCTACAATGGGCGCCGATAACTACTCGATCGGTAAAAATTTAACCACGATCAGCACTGATATCATCAAAATGCAGGACCGATTGAACACGATAGAAAACCGCTACTATACAAAATTCAGTGCAATGGATTCTGCGATTCAAAAAATGAACGAACAATCGTCCTATTTATCACAGCTTCTTGTACAATAA
- the flaG gene encoding flagellar protein FlaG: MNIERLTTLQPVWDRYDTQIHNQKEHESEVPVHQVSYTNLAEMIGEMNKLLEPSQVHLKFELHEKLNEYYVKVIEDSTNEVIREIPPKRWLDFYAAMTEYLGLFVDEKK; this comes from the coding sequence TTGAATATTGAAAGGCTCACTACGTTACAACCTGTTTGGGATCGTTATGATACTCAAATACATAACCAGAAAGAGCATGAGAGTGAGGTTCCTGTTCATCAAGTTTCATATACCAATCTTGCTGAAATGATAGGGGAAATGAACAAGCTGTTGGAACCTTCGCAAGTTCACCTGAAGTTTGAGCTTCATGAAAAGTTAAATGAATACTATGTAAAGGTAATAGAGGACTCTACAAATGAAGTCATCCGTGAAATTCCGCCAAAACGGTGGCTTGATTTTTATGCGGCTATGACTGAATATCTTGGATTATTTGTAGATGAAAAAAAGTAG
- the hag gene encoding flagellin Hag has product MRINHNIAALNTLNRLSSNNGAAQKNMEKLSSGLRINRAGDDAAGLAISEKMRGQIRGLDMASKNSQDGISLIQTAEGALTETHSILQRVRELTVQAGNTGTQDATTDLQAIQDEVNNLLDEVDGISQRTAFNGKNLLDGTQTNGFTFQIGANKGQQLTVNIGDMSTAATGLDMLKADYNVTTATAANTDALLTKVDSAINKVSSERGKLGAVQNRLEHTINNLSASGENLTAAESRIRDVDMAKEMSEFTKNNILSQASQAMLAQANQQPQNVLQLLR; this is encoded by the coding sequence ATGAGAATTAACCACAATATCGCAGCACTTAACACATTAAACCGTTTGTCTTCAAACAACGGTGCAGCACAAAAGAACATGGAGAAACTTTCTTCAGGTCTTCGTATCAACCGTGCGGGAGATGACGCAGCGGGTCTTGCGATTTCTGAAAAAATGAGAGGACAAATCAGAGGTCTTGATATGGCTTCTAAAAACTCTCAAGACGGAATCTCTCTTATCCAAACAGCTGAGGGTGCATTGACTGAAACTCACTCAATTCTTCAACGTGTTCGTGAGTTAACTGTTCAAGCGGGTAACACTGGTACTCAAGATGCAACGACAGACCTTCAAGCAATTCAAGATGAAGTTAATAACCTTCTTGATGAGGTAGATGGAATTTCTCAACGTACAGCTTTTAACGGTAAAAACCTTCTTGATGGTACGCAGACAAATGGATTCACTTTCCAAATCGGTGCCAACAAAGGTCAACAATTAACAGTTAATATTGGGGATATGAGTACTGCTGCTACAGGTCTTGACATGTTAAAAGCAGATTACAATGTAACAACAGCTACGGCAGCTAACACAGACGCGCTTTTAACTAAAGTAGATTCTGCAATTAACAAAGTATCTTCTGAGCGTGGTAAACTTGGTGCTGTACAAAACCGTCTAGAGCATACAATTAACAACTTAAGCGCTTCTGGTGAAAACCTAACAGCTGCTGAGTCTCGTATCCGTGACGTTGACATGGCTAAAGAGATGAGCGAGTTCACAAAGAACAACATTCTTTCTCAAGCTTCTCAAGCAATGCTTGCTCAAGCAAACCAACAGCCACAAAACGTACTTCAATTGTTACGTTAA
- the csrA gene encoding carbon storage regulator CsrA — MLVLSRKINEAIQIGVDIEVKVIAVEGDQVKLGIEAPKHIDIHRKEIYLTIQEENNRAAALSSDVISALSSQKK, encoded by the coding sequence ATGCTAGTTTTATCGCGGAAAATAAACGAAGCGATTCAAATAGGTGTTGATATTGAAGTGAAAGTCATTGCGGTTGAGGGTGATCAAGTGAAACTTGGAATTGAAGCCCCAAAGCACATTGATATTCACAGGAAAGAAATTTATTTGACGATTCAGGAAGAAAATAACCGTGCAGCAGCGTTATCCAGCGATGTGATCTCCGCATTATCCTCACAAAAAAAGTGA
- the fliW gene encoding flagellar assembly protein FliW, with product MIIHTKYHGQMNVKEEQIILFENGIPGFIEEKQFVILPLSEDSPFVALQSVTTENLAFIVVSPFIFFRDYEFDLDESTAELLDIDHIEDVEVMTILTMAEPFEKSTANLLAPIIVNRKNMMAKQVVLHDSSYTTKHPIGGESC from the coding sequence ATGATCATTCATACTAAGTACCATGGCCAAATGAACGTAAAAGAAGAACAAATTATTCTTTTTGAAAACGGGATTCCTGGCTTTATAGAAGAAAAACAGTTCGTCATTCTCCCTCTTTCAGAAGACTCACCATTCGTGGCCCTGCAGTCCGTCACTACAGAAAACCTTGCGTTCATCGTTGTAAGTCCATTCATCTTTTTTAGGGATTATGAATTTGACCTTGATGAATCAACTGCTGAACTTTTGGATATCGATCATATTGAAGACGTAGAAGTCATGACAATCTTGACCATGGCAGAGCCATTTGAAAAATCAACTGCGAACTTATTGGCCCCCATTATTGTGAATCGCAAGAACATGATGGCTAAGCAAGTCGTTTTACACGACTCCTCATATACGACAAAGCATCCGATTGGAGGAGAATCATGCTAG
- a CDS encoding DUF6470 family protein codes for MQIPRLIMHSVQGRIGLTTTPASLKMEQPQADLEIQQPNAEMEISVTPGKLTIDQTQAWEELDRKHIFKRIEEEAQQGHEDVMEGIARTAEEGDELMRIENKGNPIASQARRNSEMHQIQLGEHYAPSLSRVKIQYTPSQLDIQITPRKPVIQAEPRKPIVEYTPGDVKVDMLQYPDLNIDVEYPKESPEK; via the coding sequence ATGCAAATTCCCAGATTGATTATGCATAGTGTTCAAGGAAGAATTGGTTTAACAACGACGCCCGCCAGTTTAAAAATGGAGCAGCCGCAAGCCGATCTTGAGATTCAGCAGCCAAACGCGGAAATGGAAATATCAGTGACACCTGGAAAACTCACGATTGATCAGACGCAAGCATGGGAAGAATTAGACAGAAAACATATATTCAAGAGAATCGAAGAAGAAGCCCAACAAGGGCATGAGGATGTAATGGAGGGGATAGCCCGCACCGCGGAAGAAGGGGACGAGCTTATGAGAATTGAAAATAAGGGGAATCCAATCGCTTCACAAGCAAGGAGGAACTCTGAGATGCATCAAATTCAATTAGGCGAACATTATGCTCCTTCTCTTTCAAGGGTGAAAATACAATATACCCCGTCACAGCTTGATATTCAAATTACGCCGCGAAAGCCTGTTATTCAGGCTGAACCGCGAAAACCAATTGTTGAATATACGCCGGGAGACGTTAAGGTTGACATGCTTCAGTACCCTGATTTAAATATAGATGTAGAATACCCGAAAGAATCACCAGAAAAGTAA
- the flgL gene encoding flagellar hook-associated protein FlgL — protein sequence MRVTQGMIQQNSLRYIGSSYSKLDKLQSQISSGKKVSKASDDPVVAMKSLKYNTQLSQVQQYQNNASQAFTWLENTETNITEGIDILSKVRELAVEAQNDTNGEAERQAIGVEVKQLKDQLLKIANTQVNGRYIFNGTNSDKPPVTDNGDGTYTISDTADVVVNISNNMTLKVNSDPKSAFGGTSESGQNVFEMLDSFEKALSSGSLDGMDSVLDDIDQFSDGMSAERSDLGARYNRLELVNTRLSAQEETATKVLSDNEDVELEEVITEFIAQQSVHRATLAVNAQIVQPTLIDFLK from the coding sequence ATGAGAGTAACACAAGGCATGATTCAGCAAAACTCATTGAGATATATCGGTTCAAGCTACTCAAAGCTGGATAAGCTTCAATCACAGATTTCGTCAGGGAAAAAAGTCTCTAAAGCTTCCGACGATCCTGTAGTAGCGATGAAAAGCTTAAAGTATAATACGCAATTGTCTCAAGTGCAGCAATATCAAAACAATGCTTCTCAAGCATTTACCTGGCTTGAAAACACAGAAACAAACATTACTGAAGGAATTGACATCTTGTCAAAGGTCAGAGAATTAGCGGTTGAAGCTCAAAATGATACAAACGGCGAAGCGGAGCGGCAAGCGATTGGCGTAGAAGTGAAGCAGTTAAAGGACCAGCTTTTAAAGATTGCCAATACACAAGTGAACGGCAGATATATCTTTAATGGCACAAATTCAGACAAGCCTCCGGTTACAGATAACGGAGACGGAACTTATACAATTTCTGATACTGCTGATGTCGTTGTCAATATCTCAAATAATATGACATTGAAAGTGAATTCAGATCCAAAGTCAGCTTTTGGTGGTACTTCTGAAAGCGGTCAGAATGTATTTGAAATGCTTGACTCATTTGAGAAAGCACTTAGTTCAGGTTCACTAGATGGTATGGATAGCGTTTTAGATGATATTGATCAATTTTCTGATGGCATGAGCGCCGAACGCTCTGACCTTGGAGCGAGATATAATCGTCTTGAGCTGGTTAATACAAGACTGTCAGCTCAAGAAGAAACAGCTACAAAAGTGTTGTCAGACAATGAAGATGTAGAACTGGAAGAGGTAATAACGGAATTTATTGCGCAGCAAAGCGTGCATAGGGCTACTCTGGCTGTAAATGCGCAAATTGTTCAGCCTACATTGATTGACTTTTTAAAGTAA
- the flgK gene encoding flagellar hook-associated protein FlgK: MTSTFMGLETARRALSAQQAALSTTANNVANANTDGYTRQRVSLEATDYFPAVSKNAEKTAGQMGTGVQGKSVERIRDIFLDYQYRLQNNSAGYYDTKAKALSQMEGILNETDGSGLNSVLNSFWNSLQELSNNTNEDSARSVVAEKGKALAETFNYLSESLTNVQSNLKAELDTTVLDVNSVLSQLNSLNKQIAQVEPVGLLPNGLYDQRDLLIDKLSSMVDIKVSYNKSGGNALASAEGTVSIEILDKNKQSLGTVLDGKNYEVSELAANYDNETGLVSSISIGNTAVQAESFSSKGSLLGLVESYGYVTANGEEKGVYPDMLSDLDNMALEFAKAFNEVHRNGLTKSGEQGGNFFDFTGGETEPAKGAAGKIKVADSISDSSGANIAFSLTGAANDNSNATKLANVLTGDITINGKKTSVLDYYSGLIGELGIKAQEANRLSSNTETQLNDADINRQQMSAVSLDEEMTNMIQFQHAYNAAARMVTLQDEILDKVINGMGVGGR; encoded by the coding sequence ATGACATCTACCTTTATGGGGCTTGAAACTGCAAGGCGGGCGTTAAGCGCTCAGCAGGCAGCGTTAAGCACGACTGCAAATAACGTGGCAAATGCCAATACTGATGGTTATACAAGACAACGGGTCTCATTGGAGGCAACTGACTATTTCCCTGCTGTATCAAAAAACGCAGAAAAAACTGCAGGGCAAATGGGTACGGGAGTACAAGGGAAGTCGGTTGAGAGAATAAGAGATATCTTTCTTGACTATCAATATCGTCTTCAAAACAACAGTGCCGGATACTACGACACGAAAGCCAAAGCTTTGTCCCAAATGGAAGGCATCTTAAATGAGACGGACGGCAGCGGATTAAACAGTGTGCTCAATTCGTTTTGGAATTCCTTACAGGAATTATCGAATAATACAAACGAAGACAGTGCGCGTTCTGTTGTCGCTGAAAAAGGAAAAGCTCTAGCAGAAACGTTTAATTATCTTTCTGAATCCCTTACAAATGTTCAATCGAACTTAAAAGCAGAGCTAGATACTACGGTGTTAGATGTCAATTCGGTGCTTTCTCAATTAAACAGCTTAAATAAGCAAATTGCACAAGTAGAGCCGGTCGGGCTTCTGCCGAATGGTTTATATGATCAGCGAGATTTGCTGATTGATAAATTATCCTCAATGGTTGATATAAAAGTTAGTTATAACAAATCAGGCGGGAATGCACTTGCTTCTGCTGAAGGAACTGTGTCAATTGAAATCCTTGATAAAAATAAACAGTCGCTGGGAACTGTTTTGGACGGTAAAAATTACGAGGTTTCCGAACTTGCAGCCAACTATGATAATGAAACTGGCTTAGTATCAAGTATTTCAATCGGGAACACTGCTGTACAGGCTGAGTCATTCAGCAGTAAGGGATCTCTTTTAGGATTAGTAGAGTCTTACGGGTATGTAACAGCAAACGGCGAAGAAAAGGGCGTATATCCGGACATGCTTTCTGATCTTGATAATATGGCACTTGAATTCGCAAAAGCTTTCAATGAGGTGCACCGAAATGGTTTGACCAAGAGCGGCGAACAAGGCGGGAACTTTTTTGATTTTACCGGCGGTGAAACTGAACCGGCAAAAGGAGCGGCTGGGAAGATTAAAGTAGCTGACAGCATATCAGATTCAAGCGGCGCGAATATTGCTTTCTCACTGACTGGTGCAGCCAACGATAATTCAAATGCAACAAAACTAGCGAATGTTTTAACCGGTGATATAACCATTAATGGTAAAAAGACAAGTGTGTTAGATTACTATTCAGGTCTGATTGGCGAGCTGGGAATAAAGGCGCAAGAAGCAAATCGCCTTTCGTCTAATACAGAAACACAGCTGAATGATGCGGACATAAACCGCCAACAAATGAGCGCGGTCTCTTTAGACGAAGAAATGACGAATATGATTCAATTCCAACACGCATATAATGCTGCCGCAAGAATGGTGACTTTACAAGACGAAATACTCGACAAAGTGATCAATGGCATGGGTGTCGGAGGAAGGTAG